Genomic DNA from Antennarius striatus isolate MH-2024 chromosome 16, ASM4005453v1, whole genome shotgun sequence:
TCGTTgatccatttattttaaataggaTTATACGCTCCATTCATATTAGTCCACTTATTCCGTGTCCATTCTCGCTTTCCTCTGAGCTGTCTGTGGCTCTTCCTCCCTTCTACCAGTTTCTTCTGCAGGTCTTGATGGCAATAACCCCATTCCAACGCTCTACCCCACTAAAGAAGGCAGTGCTTGTCAGGATCACCACATCCTTGTGTAATTTTACAatgtatatacctgtatatgttATTATGCTGAACTCTGCTGTCCTCATGGCATTTAATGCACGtctcttcctgaggtttcttcctttttttcccctcttgggtttttttggaagTTTTTCCTCACtcaattaaaaggaaaaagaacGGAGGATCTTTCGTGTACAACCCTGAAATACAAATTAACTTTGTGATTTTGGGATATTCAAAGGAAAATTGTTAATGGACTTcaattaaacaaatgaaaccTATGTATTGTATTTGTCTAACTCTAGCAAGATGAGTCAGTTCCACAATCCCTCATTTCTGCCTCGTcatgtttaaaaatgcatcatcCACCATAGTCACAAATCTGCTCTATCATGTTAGGCCTCAGCGAGCTGAGTCATGACCTCCACTAGTCACACTTCCTCATTGAGCCCACTGTGGTCACATAAAGGCGTCAGGACGGCGTCGTGAGCCCACAGTGGACCCTGGCTCAACGGAGAACCAACCATTATAAAGGAGAGGAGACTTCAGTTTATTCCAGGTGTGTTTCTtatacatttacacacattggTTGGTCATATTGAATTTGTGTCATCAAAGCAATCTGATCATTGTTTCAGTCTGTGCAGATGGAAACCATGAAGAATTCCAGGAAAGATGATCCAGGAGATGTCGGCAGGTACTGAACCAAGGTTTTTGAGAAGCACCTAAAACTTTATGCTTTTTGAGGAATTGTACCTTGTAAATATGCgtctgttttatgttttttgtgctCCACACCTTCCGCCAGTGATTTATCAGAGCAGATTAAAGCTGCCACTAAGGACATTCATGTCAGAGCTGAAAACACTCAGCTGATGTTGAGTTACCAGAAGGGACAGATCACATTACCCCAGTACAAGGTAAAACTTAGATTATACCTGAACAGATTTGTGAtcttaaagaaacaaacaaacccaaaacactTTTCTCAATTTAATTTTATCTTGTCTTGAAAAATATGTGTTATCATTGCATTTCTGTCAGGTCCTGTTGTGTTCCCTCTACAAGATATACAAGGTTCTAGAAGAGGAATTGGACAGAAATTACTCCCATCCTGCTGTGGCGCCCATTTACTTCCCTCAGGAACTCGGCCGTCTGGAGTCGCTCCAGAGAGATATGGAACATTTTTTTGGCTCCAACTGGCACGAGAGGATGATTGTTCCTGCAGCAACGTACAGATACGAAGACAGGCTGCGAAAGGTGAGTGAAGAGGAAGATGTTTGAGTAACATTGAGGGTTCAAAGTGGTGAAATGATAATTTTATACAATTTTGTTTCAGATTGGCAAAGAGACTCCTGAGTTGCTGGTTTCCCACGCCTACACTCGTTATCTTGGTGATCTATCAGGAGGACAAGTGCTGGGGAAAATTACCCAGAAATCTCTGGGGCTGAGCAGCAAAGAAGGGCTTTTGTTCTTCACCTTCCCCGGAGTTACCAGCCCCAACCGCTTCAAGCAGCTATACAGGAGCAGGATGGACGCCATCGAGCTGACGGAGGAGCAGAGAGCAGCGGTGCTGGAGGAGGCCATTCGCGCCTTTGAGTTCAACATCCAGGTATGAAACGCTTCAGTGTACGGTAAACaggctgaccaatcacagcccttAGAATTGCTTCAAACTtgtagacaggaagtgaaacagcaAAACATGCACACCAGCTGATGTTTATTGAACTGTCTTCTCCTAGGTTTTTGATGACTTGCAGAAAATGCTAAACGTCACAGCAGAAACAGCCGACCAATTAGACGTCAGCGCTGGAAGAAAACCCATGTTTCCATCTTCTTCTAGCATGCAATTCACTGTGGGACTGTTTGTTGCGCTGACTACTATTGGGATGGCACTGTATGTCCTGTAGGATTCACCAGCATTTGTCACTGTTTGCACTGATTGTATTTGTCCCCGTCAAAGATTAGTTCACACTTCACAGCTCAGAACTGGAACAGCTTGTCATTTTTGTGAATCTTATTAAAACAAACTCCATCAAAGCAGCCCTTATAAACACTCATGAAGTCCTTTTGATATTTCAAATACTTTAATTCTTTATACAACATGCAGACACTCCATGACTTCTTTATGaaacagtaacaaaaaaaaccaacttttttttccacacaagcATGTGGAAATTCAGATGCATTTAACAGTTGCCATGCATTGAGATCAAATGGAATTAATTCCAGATTTGAAGCTGTTTTCACTACAACTCAGACCAGAAATTTCCCAAATATGTCCATCATCTAATGTGAAGCAGATGAAAAGTATTTACATCAACAAGAAGAAGGATTTGCACCGGAGTCGTGTTTCACTTCACTCTGTAGAGAACCTTCCTCTGCATGCGGTGCTGAAGCTCGCCCCGCCTCAGCATCAGGTGGAGGACTTTGTAGATGGCGTGCTCGGGATACTTCTGTAGAACACACAACCAGCACAATCCAGAGATTATTAATTGCCCCAGattgaaaaaagtttgttgaaatttgtttaattattatttgcaCACTGCACAAACAGTTTATGCCAAATAATTGAAGATTTGACACTTTTGCTtgaaaaacaactgaaacaacTGCTTTGACTAATATATTAAAGCAGCTCTGGTtgaaaccttttttaaaaaaaagttttggccATATGATTTTGTCACACTGACCTGCTTGGTGAAGTCTTGAACGATGCTGTGCTCTGACACCTGGGAACCGATAGCAAAGCgtctcttcagctgcttctccacgCGTGAGATCATTTCCTGGTCCTCCTGAGAGGTGAAGCCTTCCACTCCTAGTCCAGAAATGTTTTGAGGGAAGTCAAGAACAGGCCTCAAATCTGTGTGGTGCTTCTCAGGAAACATTTTATGATGCAAAAGATGAAAAAGTCTTCCCTGTATAATATGGAACCTTCAACATCAAATAAATC
This window encodes:
- the hmox1a gene encoding heme oxygenase 1a, whose product is METMKNSRKDDPGDVGSDLSEQIKAATKDIHVRAENTQLMLSYQKGQITLPQYKVLLCSLYKIYKVLEEELDRNYSHPAVAPIYFPQELGRLESLQRDMEHFFGSNWHERMIVPAATYRYEDRLRKIGKETPELLVSHAYTRYLGDLSGGQVLGKITQKSLGLSSKEGLLFFTFPGVTSPNRFKQLYRSRMDAIELTEEQRAAVLEEAIRAFEFNIQVFDDLQKMLNVTAETADQLDVSAGRKPMFPSSSSMQFTVGLFVALTTIGMALYVL